A genomic window from Herbiconiux aconitum includes:
- a CDS encoding helix-turn-helix transcriptional regulator — protein sequence MNAIDLTPHREELRRLLLQPVFFEKHKGGDLSEEAQWLLDQYAEIVPLTLDDVISSVSLGTPLSAQTREAIRSSALRSRGLSLPLGVVLRGAKPALRALLALLRTRMPALTASEVALLLGRAALIGHDITAWWVEDWLPGGGLLQAEAPPVESVAVAEGDHVPDDPAIQMVALAAAGESTDQIAASTGYSRQAVKWHLSRLMRSWSVGNRSALVAAAFLRGVLIPLRRPDRNED from the coding sequence ATGAATGCCATCGATCTGACTCCCCATCGGGAGGAGCTCCGGCGGCTGCTGCTGCAGCCCGTGTTTTTCGAGAAGCACAAGGGCGGGGACCTGTCGGAGGAGGCCCAGTGGCTGCTCGACCAATACGCAGAGATCGTTCCATTGACGCTCGACGACGTGATCAGCTCCGTCAGCCTGGGCACACCCCTATCGGCCCAGACGCGCGAGGCCATCCGGAGCAGCGCGCTGCGATCGCGCGGACTGTCCCTGCCCCTCGGGGTGGTGCTCCGCGGAGCCAAGCCGGCCCTGCGCGCGCTGCTAGCACTCCTGCGCACCCGGATGCCAGCGCTCACAGCATCCGAGGTCGCCCTCCTTCTCGGCCGCGCCGCGCTGATCGGGCACGACATCACTGCGTGGTGGGTTGAAGATTGGTTGCCGGGCGGCGGGCTGCTCCAGGCAGAAGCCCCTCCCGTCGAATCGGTCGCGGTCGCGGAGGGCGATCATGTGCCCGATGATCCGGCGATCCAGATGGTCGCGCTTGCGGCAGCCGGGGAGTCAACCGATCAGATCGCCGCGTCGACGGGCTACAGCCGACAGGCGGTCAAGTGGCACCTCTCCCGACTGATGCGCTCGTGGAGCGTCGGCAACCGATCCGCACTCGTCGCAGCAGCGTTTCTGCGAGGCGTATTAATACCGCTCCGTCGTCCGGATCGCAACGAGGACTAG
- a CDS encoding AraC family transcriptional regulator — MIAELNRLVELVEDRLNDDLDVASLATHLGTTEYHLRRMFSSLAGMPLSEYIRRRRMSVAAADVLGNGDLLSIAVRYGYGSAEAFGRAFRAVHGVGPGDVRRDGGPLRTQPRLRFHLTVEGNITMDTRITERPAFRLVGHATRVPLIHEGINPHIQAHIASLPVAEHARLKALGDTEPAGLLQVSADVDPDYTEGSELTYLHGVAVTDTTMVPDDLDSIEVPAGMWAVFRTEGAHPAALQAVWAATATDWFPSNPWRLRPGPSIVAVLDRADDFSTATCELWLPVERA, encoded by the coding sequence ATGATCGCAGAGCTGAACAGACTGGTCGAGCTGGTCGAGGATCGTCTGAACGACGACCTCGATGTGGCTTCGCTGGCTACGCACCTCGGCACGACGGAGTACCACCTCCGGCGGATGTTCTCGTCACTTGCCGGTATGCCGCTGTCGGAATACATCCGCCGCCGCCGCATGTCGGTCGCGGCGGCAGACGTTCTCGGAAACGGGGATCTGCTGAGCATCGCGGTGCGTTATGGCTACGGGTCGGCCGAAGCGTTCGGTCGCGCGTTCCGCGCTGTGCACGGTGTCGGCCCCGGCGACGTGCGTCGAGATGGCGGCCCCCTTCGTACGCAACCGCGGCTCAGGTTCCACCTGACCGTAGAAGGGAACATCACCATGGACACCCGCATCACTGAACGACCGGCGTTCCGCCTCGTCGGCCACGCCACCCGAGTGCCCCTCATCCATGAGGGAATCAACCCTCACATCCAAGCCCACATCGCTTCTCTGCCGGTTGCGGAGCACGCACGGCTGAAGGCGCTGGGTGACACCGAACCGGCCGGTCTGCTCCAGGTGAGCGCCGACGTCGACCCGGATTACACCGAGGGGAGCGAACTGACCTATCTGCACGGCGTCGCCGTCACCGACACGACCATGGTGCCCGACGATCTCGACTCGATCGAGGTTCCGGCCGGCATGTGGGCGGTGTTCCGCACCGAGGGAGCGCATCCGGCCGCGTTGCAGGCGGTCTGGGCGGCGACCGCGACGGACTGGTTTCCGTCGAACCCGTGGCGGCTCCGCCCCGGGCCGTCGATCGTCGCGGTGCTCGACCGCGCCGACGACTTCAGCACGGCCACCTGCGAGCTGTGGCTCCCGGTGGAACGCGCATGA
- a CDS encoding GrpB family protein yields the protein MVELQQHQAHWADDFRLESARVVVALGAHVDAVEHIGSTAVPGLLAKPIIDMAVRVAAAVDPFALGVPLATLGYHRHSGGPQNHAVYVRVEGDRRTHILHAFTAPQWDDCNQRVFRDKLLNDPDARRRYQALKNSLAGVADGRTYTALKSTLIQELLNEERAARGLPPTTAWDK from the coding sequence ATGGTCGAATTGCAGCAGCACCAAGCGCACTGGGCCGACGACTTCCGTCTCGAGTCGGCGCGCGTCGTGGTAGCACTGGGAGCTCACGTCGATGCGGTGGAGCACATCGGCAGCACGGCCGTGCCGGGGCTGCTGGCGAAACCGATCATCGACATGGCCGTCCGTGTTGCGGCGGCCGTTGACCCGTTCGCCCTCGGTGTTCCCCTGGCGACCCTCGGCTACCACCGTCACTCCGGTGGGCCACAGAACCACGCCGTGTACGTGCGGGTCGAGGGCGACAGGCGCACACACATCCTGCACGCCTTCACTGCACCGCAGTGGGATGACTGCAACCAGCGGGTGTTCCGTGACAAGTTGTTGAACGATCCGGATGCCCGGCGTCGCTACCAGGCCTTGAAGAACTCGCTTGCCGGCGTCGCCGACGGGCGGACCTACACGGCTCTGAAGTCCACCCTCATCCAGGAGTTGTTGAACGAGGAACGCGCGGCCCGCGGGCTCCCGCCCACCACCGCGTGGGACAAATAG
- a CDS encoding SRPBCC domain-containing protein yields the protein MSIVFATTVDIAASPEQVWDVLSDFPAYGEWSNFSRIDGTPELGSQLRMRMPGFWFTSTVTAATPDEELRWSAKLLTAGLFLGEHRFTLVRNADGSTQVNNSETFSGALTRPFEKFFAKNHDEGGYAVFNRALKSRVEARASLPETARAFR from the coding sequence ATGAGCATCGTATTCGCCACCACAGTCGACATCGCCGCCAGCCCCGAGCAAGTCTGGGACGTGCTTTCGGACTTCCCGGCCTATGGAGAGTGGAGCAACTTCTCCCGAATCGACGGCACGCCCGAGCTCGGCTCACAACTCAGAATGCGGATGCCGGGGTTCTGGTTCACGTCGACCGTCACCGCCGCGACCCCCGACGAGGAACTGCGGTGGTCGGCGAAGCTGCTCACGGCAGGACTGTTCCTCGGGGAACACCGCTTCACCCTCGTGCGCAATGCCGACGGTTCAACCCAGGTGAACAACTCCGAGACGTTCTCCGGAGCCCTCACTCGCCCGTTCGAGAAATTCTTCGCCAAGAACCACGACGAAGGCGGATACGCCGTCTTCAACCGGGCATTGAAGAGCCGGGTGGAGGCGCGAGCATCCCTCCCTGAGACAGCCCGCGCTTTCCGCTGA
- a CDS encoding TetR/AcrR family transcriptional regulator → MEITRGRGVLDTKERILDVAIDVLGKSPDAGMGEVAAAAGVVRRTVYGYFPSRADLVLALTKRAVTELATILADDTSVDEAADAVWADFIARLWPLVHRYRVLVVLRRGEFGEDIHALLAPVEKTLADLVERGQSSGAFGRHLPADVLSQVAWSAVFAIVDSDLTRGTLGVAAPTMTSLLLLGVPEPRARALVERHPAHRRE, encoded by the coding sequence ATGGAGATCACACGAGGGCGCGGCGTCCTTGACACGAAGGAGCGCATCCTCGACGTGGCCATCGACGTGCTCGGGAAGAGCCCTGACGCGGGGATGGGCGAGGTCGCCGCGGCTGCCGGCGTCGTCAGGCGCACCGTCTACGGCTACTTCCCGTCCCGCGCAGACCTCGTGCTGGCGTTGACGAAGCGCGCGGTGACAGAGCTGGCCACGATCCTCGCCGATGACACCAGCGTCGACGAAGCGGCCGACGCGGTATGGGCCGACTTCATCGCCCGTCTCTGGCCGTTGGTGCACCGCTACCGGGTGCTGGTGGTGCTTCGACGCGGTGAGTTCGGAGAAGACATCCATGCTCTTCTCGCGCCGGTCGAGAAGACTCTTGCCGATCTGGTCGAGCGAGGCCAGAGCTCGGGGGCTTTCGGTCGGCACCTGCCCGCCGATGTCCTCAGCCAGGTGGCCTGGTCGGCGGTGTTCGCCATCGTCGACAGTGACCTGACCCGCGGGACGCTCGGTGTCGCCGCCCCGACGATGACGAGCTTGCTCCTGCTCGGAGTTCCAGAACCGCGTGCTCGGGCGTTGGTCGAGCGCCACCCGGCTCACCGGAGAGAGTGA
- a CDS encoding TetR/AcrR family transcriptional regulator produces the protein MKTRDTGTRSTAEAQRRRILGHAVRVFAQGGYRATPVADVAAAAEVSTAYVFRLFDGKLGLFVDAVDDCYDQVAAAMLAGAGRTSSTNPEDKLAAMTDAYIELVSDRDLIALQVHATSACDVPEIRDAVRRGLAKTTETVAKASGADTDAVQRFIAYGQLCHLIVQADLFDIDSTWARTLSHGIRHL, from the coding sequence ATGAAGACAAGGGACACCGGCACGAGGTCCACAGCGGAGGCGCAGCGGCGTCGAATCCTGGGCCATGCAGTGCGCGTGTTCGCACAGGGTGGATATCGCGCGACCCCGGTCGCCGACGTCGCCGCCGCGGCCGAGGTGTCGACCGCCTACGTGTTCCGCTTGTTCGACGGCAAGCTCGGGCTCTTCGTCGACGCGGTCGACGACTGCTATGACCAGGTCGCCGCAGCCATGCTCGCCGGCGCAGGAAGGACCTCCTCCACGAATCCGGAGGACAAGCTCGCCGCGATGACGGATGCGTACATCGAGTTGGTCTCAGACCGCGACCTCATCGCACTCCAGGTGCACGCGACGAGCGCATGCGACGTTCCGGAGATCCGCGACGCCGTTCGGCGGGGTCTGGCTAAGACCACCGAGACCGTCGCCAAGGCATCCGGTGCTGACACTGACGCAGTTCAACGGTTCATCGCCTACGGGCAGCTGTGCCATCTCATCGTTCAGGCTGACCTGTTCGACATCGACTCGACCTGGGCACGAACCCTTTCGCACGGCATCCGTCACCTCTAG
- a CDS encoding helix-turn-helix domain-containing protein: MPTRPFREIRDAARSQWSDDARAVNDAAAAYFAAISEQQIAIGRQIAELRVLRKLNQKQLEDLSGINQSEISRIENGLGNPTEETLVRITTALGARVTLQPV; this comes from the coding sequence ATGCCTACTCGACCGTTCCGTGAGATCCGCGATGCAGCTCGCTCTCAGTGGAGCGACGACGCCCGTGCTGTCAACGATGCCGCCGCGGCCTACTTCGCAGCCATTTCCGAACAGCAGATTGCGATCGGCAGACAGATCGCCGAGCTCCGCGTTCTTCGGAAACTCAATCAGAAACAGCTCGAGGATCTCAGCGGGATCAACCAATCCGAGATAAGTCGGATCGAGAATGGCTTGGGCAATCCTACGGAAGAGACTCTCGTGAGGATCACCACGGCACTGGGCGCTCGAGTCACCCTTCAGCCGGTCTGA
- a CDS encoding epoxide hydrolase family protein produces MTTSTPTATSTEIRPFRVAIPDSEIADLAQRLVRTRWPAQETAADWSQGVRVENARSLVAYWEREYDWRRFESDLNAFPQFVTTIDGIDIHFIHVRSRNPGAMPLLLTHGWPGSNADFLKLIGPLTDPVAHGGAVSDSFDVVIPSLPGFGFSGKPTETGWDVARVARAWAELMQRLGYQEWSAHGGDWGAAVTTTLGALRPEGLLGIHLNTPYAFPERIPETLTPEERRAVDGLALYAGPLGGSNHLQGTKPQTVGFALADSPAGQAAWIYEKYQSKTDNHGLAEDALSVAAILDSISLAWFTNSAASSARIYWENRSATMAGPKLALPVAVTVFPRDIPRLPRSWIEDAYSDLVHFGEADRGGHFAALEQPEILVDEIRAGLRTLRDQTTLDEHDLA; encoded by the coding sequence ATGACGACATCCACCCCCACCGCCACCTCGACAGAGATCCGCCCGTTCCGCGTCGCGATCCCCGACTCCGAGATCGCCGACCTCGCTCAGCGGCTGGTCAGGACGCGATGGCCGGCGCAGGAGACTGCGGCGGACTGGTCGCAGGGCGTCCGGGTGGAGAATGCCCGATCGCTCGTCGCGTACTGGGAGCGGGAGTACGACTGGCGCCGCTTCGAGTCGGACCTGAACGCCTTCCCCCAGTTCGTCACCACGATCGACGGGATCGACATCCACTTCATCCATGTCCGATCCCGCAACCCCGGCGCGATGCCTCTGCTCCTCACGCACGGATGGCCGGGTTCGAACGCCGACTTCCTGAAGCTGATCGGCCCGCTCACCGACCCGGTTGCGCATGGCGGGGCTGTCAGCGACTCGTTCGATGTCGTCATCCCATCGCTTCCCGGATTCGGGTTCTCCGGAAAGCCGACCGAAACCGGCTGGGACGTCGCTCGAGTCGCCCGAGCATGGGCGGAACTCATGCAGCGTCTCGGCTACCAGGAGTGGTCGGCCCACGGTGGCGACTGGGGTGCCGCCGTCACCACGACTCTCGGGGCACTCCGACCCGAGGGCCTCCTCGGAATCCACCTGAACACGCCGTATGCCTTCCCCGAGCGGATTCCCGAGACGCTGACGCCCGAAGAGCGTCGCGCGGTGGACGGCCTGGCCCTTTACGCCGGCCCGCTCGGCGGATCGAATCACCTGCAGGGCACGAAGCCGCAGACCGTCGGATTCGCGTTGGCGGACTCGCCGGCCGGGCAAGCGGCTTGGATCTACGAGAAATATCAATCCAAGACGGACAACCACGGACTGGCGGAGGATGCCCTCAGCGTCGCCGCCATACTGGATTCGATCTCGCTCGCCTGGTTCACTAACAGCGCTGCCTCGTCGGCCCGCATCTATTGGGAGAACCGATCGGCCACCATGGCCGGTCCGAAACTCGCGCTGCCCGTCGCTGTGACCGTGTTTCCACGGGACATCCCCCGGTTGCCGCGAAGCTGGATCGAAGACGCCTACAGTGACCTCGTCCACTTCGGCGAAGCCGACCGGGGCGGACACTTCGCCGCTCTCGAGCAGCCCGAGATCCTCGTCGATGAGATTCGCGCGGGGCTGAGGACCCTCCGCGACCAGACCACCCTGGACGAACACGACCTCGCGTGA
- a CDS encoding carboxymuconolactone decarboxylase family protein: MTRLAAQDPATFPVEVREFVATLPPDPMVEMMSLSTGTVKPFVQLAKALFTSLQLPARSREVVILAVAHLTDSVFVAGQHETMARAAGVEDRVAGLISLGEFDSAELSASDRALLALTSEIVRQPRVSDDVFDQARRHLTDREIAEVLQVVGYYWSFGRITTTLDVELTTVYGDEPVLDAP; this comes from the coding sequence ATGACCCGCCTGGCCGCCCAAGACCCCGCGACGTTCCCCGTCGAGGTGCGCGAATTCGTCGCCACGCTTCCGCCCGACCCGATGGTCGAGATGATGTCGCTCTCGACCGGTACGGTGAAACCGTTCGTGCAACTGGCGAAGGCACTCTTTACATCGCTCCAGTTGCCGGCGCGCTCCCGCGAGGTGGTGATCCTTGCCGTGGCGCACCTGACGGACAGTGTCTTCGTGGCCGGTCAACACGAGACCATGGCAAGGGCTGCGGGCGTAGAGGATCGCGTCGCCGGGCTCATCAGCCTCGGCGAATTCGACAGCGCAGAGCTATCCGCAAGTGATCGCGCGCTTCTGGCGCTCACCTCCGAGATAGTGCGCCAGCCCCGCGTATCCGACGATGTGTTCGATCAGGCTCGGCGCCACCTCACCGATCGAGAGATCGCTGAGGTGCTTCAAGTGGTGGGCTACTACTGGTCGTTCGGCCGGATCACCACCACTCTCGACGTCGAGCTGACTACGGTTTATGGCGACGAACCCGTGCTGGACGCCCCGTGA
- a CDS encoding TetR/AcrR family transcriptional regulator, which produces MTIRSTPASEPSSPRRADARRNNERVVAAAIEIFRQFGTQASVPQIAAKAQVGKATVYRSFATKELLLESITQTRLEEAERRMVIALESSGPERAFHNAMLELFDVLAGDRLLAERLADDQSSATSALLQTLAEAQQRSRIAGALLGAATLQDLRVLVCGVAMQLTRLGERDPKIWRRYGELVIRAFSS; this is translated from the coding sequence GTGACGATCCGGTCGACCCCCGCATCAGAACCTTCCTCACCGAGGCGTGCGGACGCGCGTCGCAACAACGAACGCGTCGTCGCCGCCGCGATCGAGATCTTTCGACAATTCGGAACGCAAGCCTCCGTGCCACAGATCGCTGCCAAAGCGCAGGTCGGCAAGGCCACGGTCTATCGCAGCTTTGCGACCAAAGAACTTCTGTTGGAGTCGATAACGCAAACGAGGCTCGAAGAGGCAGAACGGCGAATGGTCATCGCGCTTGAGTCGAGCGGTCCGGAGCGTGCGTTCCACAACGCCATGCTGGAATTGTTCGACGTGCTAGCGGGTGACCGGCTGCTCGCCGAACGCCTGGCCGACGACCAATCGTCTGCCACATCGGCGCTGCTCCAGACCCTGGCCGAAGCCCAACAGCGCTCGCGAATTGCCGGGGCGTTACTAGGAGCTGCCACCCTGCAGGATCTGCGCGTGCTGGTCTGTGGGGTTGCCATGCAGCTGACGCGGTTGGGCGAGCGCGACCCCAAGATCTGGCGACGCTACGGCGAGCTGGTGATTCGAGCCTTCTCCAGCTGA
- a CDS encoding pentapeptide repeat-containing protein, with amino-acid sequence MSQKLFGGASWRERPDTGATMFRTFAVVRQLHEMLWYLAEASERATTTELSEPPSHLRSEILGVLDGEASQILAADIERIRGEVRQALIDVSEEARGGYDARAGAGVSDDLHPSADLAGRDLRSSRLCGADLRGAYLIAADLRRADLAGVDLLGADLRDARLEGADLSRALFLTQAQLDAARGDDTTVLPAALTRPRHWSTRRR; translated from the coding sequence GTGTCGCAGAAGCTGTTCGGTGGAGCGAGCTGGAGGGAACGCCCCGATACCGGCGCCACGATGTTCAGGACTTTCGCCGTCGTGCGACAGCTGCACGAGATGCTCTGGTACCTCGCCGAAGCCTCCGAACGGGCGACCACCACGGAGCTCTCGGAGCCACCATCCCACCTCCGAAGCGAGATCCTCGGGGTTCTCGACGGAGAAGCGTCGCAGATCCTCGCGGCAGACATCGAGCGCATCCGCGGGGAGGTGCGGCAAGCGCTGATCGACGTGAGTGAGGAGGCGCGCGGCGGCTACGATGCCCGTGCCGGGGCGGGCGTGAGCGACGATCTGCATCCCTCCGCAGACCTGGCGGGTCGCGACCTCCGATCGAGTCGGCTGTGCGGAGCCGATCTGCGGGGCGCTTACCTGATCGCCGCGGATCTCCGACGGGCCGACCTGGCGGGTGTCGATCTGCTCGGTGCAGATCTGCGCGACGCTCGGCTCGAGGGAGCAGACCTCTCCAGAGCGCTGTTCCTCACGCAAGCGCAGCTCGATGCAGCTCGGGGCGACGACACCACCGTGCTACCGGCCGCCCTCACTCGGCCGCGGCATTGGTCGACACGTCGTCGATGA
- a CDS encoding DUF998 domain-containing protein — protein sequence MNLLRPLSATAYLLGSAVYLAAEAIAASAWKQPAYSYADNWISDLGSATAGVFQGRGLNSPLNAVMNSGFIIQGLLFGLGTLLLSRTLTGRTRTFTVVMALLVTIGYVLVGSFHGSLQAQQNGTLPLHFTGATLAILGANLLALVLGIHWRKTPETRVIGIASVVVGALGLAAMVTLLLTFGAGLPSGAIERASVYTIVIWQVAVAIALLRGRRAPVRPSTTAPAVRAN from the coding sequence ATGAACCTCCTCCGTCCTCTCTCTGCAACCGCCTATCTCCTTGGTTCCGCGGTCTACCTGGCCGCTGAAGCGATCGCCGCTTCGGCCTGGAAGCAACCCGCCTACAGCTACGCCGACAATTGGATCAGCGACCTCGGTTCTGCAACGGCGGGCGTGTTCCAGGGCCGGGGGCTGAACTCACCCCTCAACGCCGTCATGAACTCCGGGTTCATCATCCAAGGGCTGTTGTTCGGACTGGGAACCCTGCTGCTCTCGCGCACCCTCACCGGCCGCACCCGCACCTTCACCGTCGTGATGGCGCTCCTGGTCACGATCGGGTACGTCCTCGTCGGCTCCTTCCACGGCTCTCTCCAGGCGCAGCAGAACGGTACCCTTCCGCTTCACTTCACCGGAGCAACTCTGGCCATCCTCGGCGCGAACCTGCTCGCGCTCGTGCTCGGCATCCACTGGCGCAAGACGCCTGAAACACGAGTGATCGGTATCGCCAGCGTCGTCGTCGGGGCGCTCGGCCTGGCCGCCATGGTCACCCTTCTCCTCACCTTCGGCGCTGGTCTGCCATCGGGTGCCATCGAACGCGCTTCCGTCTACACCATCGTCATCTGGCAGGTCGCCGTCGCGATTGCCCTGCTCCGTGGCCGTCGCGCACCCGTTCGTCCTTCAACCACCGCCCCCGCGGTAAGGGCCAACTGA
- a CDS encoding ester cyclase, with product MNNTDTTTTNDAATALVDKWVDLWNGDLAIADEIIAIDNRVHAAMFDGGDGSAVGGVSGMKNFVAQMHSLMSDLVFSVEVGPIADNDHVVVRWVATGHYGGGIPSAGAPVGTEVTFHGTDILRVAGSQVAEYWLNADTLDLMTQLQVGAG from the coding sequence ATGAACAACACTGACACCACCACCACCAACGACGCGGCCACCGCCCTCGTCGACAAATGGGTCGACCTGTGGAACGGCGACCTCGCGATCGCCGATGAGATCATCGCGATCGACAACCGGGTTCACGCCGCGATGTTCGACGGCGGCGACGGCAGCGCCGTGGGTGGCGTCTCCGGAATGAAGAACTTCGTGGCCCAGATGCACTCACTCATGTCCGACCTCGTCTTCTCCGTCGAGGTCGGCCCCATCGCCGACAACGATCACGTCGTCGTCCGTTGGGTTGCAACCGGACACTACGGGGGAGGCATCCCGAGTGCCGGCGCACCCGTCGGAACCGAGGTCACCTTCCACGGCACCGACATCCTCCGCGTCGCCGGCAGCCAGGTCGCCGAGTACTGGCTCAACGCCGACACCCTCGACCTGATGACCCAGCTGCAGGTCGGCGCTGGTTGA
- a CDS encoding maleylpyruvate isomerase N-terminal domain-containing protein — translation MRTILTFPEQLRLIDERSAAFRAAVAAAPSLDVQMPTHPSRTLFDHVHHVGMGRRKAAAIVAAGAADGPPEKSVWGGGTAAPREREALLFWWVESVEHLSSVLQEAGPDRPCWTWWDDSPSPQTSGAWARRQLHEIAVHTYDVQLVGGAPRPIPEEIALDGFDDCQFTLCATTVAWPHEPAIVDYHAAEGHSWRLRLSHDGAQVARLAPAAGGNPDAADVSARGTASDLVLFFYGRPPLDSLEFDGDRRVLDRLAAWDPSA, via the coding sequence ATGCGCACGATTCTCACGTTCCCTGAACAGCTGCGGCTGATCGACGAACGGTCGGCTGCCTTCCGCGCAGCGGTCGCCGCGGCGCCCAGCCTCGATGTTCAGATGCCCACCCATCCCTCGCGCACCCTGTTCGATCACGTGCACCACGTCGGCATGGGCCGTCGCAAAGCGGCCGCCATCGTCGCCGCCGGGGCTGCGGACGGTCCGCCGGAGAAGTCCGTCTGGGGAGGCGGTACGGCTGCACCCCGGGAGCGTGAGGCTCTGCTGTTCTGGTGGGTCGAGTCCGTCGAGCATCTGTCGAGTGTGCTGCAGGAGGCAGGCCCGGATCGGCCTTGCTGGACCTGGTGGGACGACTCGCCGTCACCACAGACATCCGGGGCCTGGGCGCGGCGCCAGCTCCACGAGATCGCGGTGCACACGTACGACGTGCAGCTCGTCGGGGGTGCCCCGCGGCCGATACCGGAGGAGATCGCCCTCGACGGTTTCGACGATTGCCAGTTCACCCTCTGCGCCACGACGGTCGCCTGGCCACACGAGCCCGCGATCGTCGATTACCACGCCGCCGAGGGTCACTCCTGGCGCCTCCGGCTGTCCCATGACGGGGCACAGGTCGCCAGGCTGGCGCCCGCTGCGGGCGGAAACCCCGACGCGGCCGACGTCTCTGCCCGGGGCACGGCAAGTGACCTGGTTCTGTTCTTCTACGGCCGCCCACCGCTGGATTCGCTTGAGTTCGACGGCGATCGACGTGTCCTCGATCGCCTCGCGGCCTGGGACCCGTCCGCGTGA